One genomic window of Oryctolagus cuniculus chromosome 11, mOryCun1.1, whole genome shotgun sequence includes the following:
- the OCSTAMP gene encoding osteoclast stimulatory transmembrane protein has translation MKSPRGAAEHLVRIGWRLWHLGVCKVLSPLPAAWGAFSQPIPASCGQLLTQLLLCGSLAVAVAGLAHHWLVTSLLYPLGPSAVVATVCGLLVFLGLGLVPPLRCLFALSVPTLGTGQGRRLLLSYSTATLAVAVVPNVLANVGAAGQVLRCVTEGSLESLLNVTHQLHAASKALGSAAAVADRGLTVEAQGNGSAFRLHLLRATQQLLDDFAGLESLARAVMLGTQRVVTALFLMGLLLDAAWYLHRYLTDLQFDNTYATHQLTERLAQAGATHLLNPPPSWLLQTGRPKLSREELLHCALKLGLPALLLVATAVTVATDHVTFLLAQVAVDWAQNLSTVPITLSVKYDAAFSVLDFVPFLFNQPPPESLWVSTDHTFRWELSLTSRTCHLLPAQRPRVAGALAAGALQLLAGCTVLLDAYARRLRHATAAAFFAAQEARRARHLHARLQRTYDGRRSRQLRPQAPSCPRQLSAPASPSGG, from the exons ATGAAGAGCCCCCGGGGAGCCGCTGAGCACCTCGTCCGGATTGG gtggaggctctgGCACTTGGGGGTCTGCAAGGTCCTCTCCCCGCTGCCGGCCGCCTGGGGCGCATTCTCCCAGCCTATCCCAGCCAGCTGTGGCCAGCTGCTGACCCAGCTCCTCCTGTGTGGCTCCCTAGCTGTGGCTGTCGCTGGTCTGGCCCATCACTGGCTGGTGACCTCGCTGCTCTACCCTCTGGGACCCTCGGCCGTGGTGGCCACCGTGTGTGGCCTCCTGGTcttcctgggcctgggcctggtgcCCCCACTTCGCTGCCTGTTTGCACTCAGCGTGCCCACCCTGGGCACAGGCCAGGGCCGCCGGCTCCTCCTGTCCTACAGCACGGCCACCTTAGCCGTTGCTGTGGTGCCAAACGTCTTGGCCAATGTAGGCGCAGCCGGGCAGGTGCTAAGATGCGTCACCGAGGGCTCCCTGGAGAGTCTGCTCAATGTCACTCACCAGCTGCATGCGGCGTCCAAGGCCTTGGGTTCTGCAGCCGCCGTGGCCGACCGGGGCCTGACCGTGGAGGCGCAGGGCAATGGCTCTGCCTTCCGGCTTCACCTGCTCAGGGCGACTCAGCAGCTCCTGGACGACTTCGCTGGCCTGGAGTCCCTGGCCCGGGCAGTGATGCTGGGGACCCAGCGGGTGGTCACCGCGCTGTTCCTGATGGGTCTTCTGCTGGATGCAGCCTGGTACCTCCATCGCTACCTGACGGACCTGCAGTTCGACAACACCTATGCCACCCACCAGCTGACCGAGCGGCTGGCGCAGGCGGGGGCCACGCACCTGCTGAACCCTCCCCCGAGCTGGCTGCTCCAGACAGGCCGGCCAAAGCTGTCCCGGGAGGAGCTGCTGCACTGCGCCCTGAAGCTGGGGCTGCCCGCCCTGCTCCTGGTGGCTACGGCAGTGACGGTGGCCACAGACCACGTGACCTTCCTCCTGGCACAGGTGGCTGTGGACTGGGCCCAGAATTTGTCCACGGTGCCCATCACACTGAGCGTCAAGTATGAC GCTGCGTTCAGCGTCCTGGACTTCGTCCCCTTCCTCTTCAACCAGCCGCCGCCGGAGAGCCTCTGGGTGTCCACCGACCACACCTTCCGCTGGGAGCTGAGCCTCACCTCGCGTacctgccacctgctgcccgcGCAGCGCCCCCgcgtggccggcgcgctggcGGCAGGGGCGCTGCAGCTGCTGGCCGGCTGCACGGTGCTGCTGGACGCCTACGCGCGGCGCCTGCGACACGCCACCGCCGCCGCCTTCTTCGCCGCGCAGGAGGCCAGGAGGGCCCGCCACCTCCACGCCCGCCTGCAGCGCACGTACGACGGGCGCCGAAGCCGGCAGCTGCGCCCGCAAGCTCCCTCTTGCCCCCGACAGCTCAGCGCACCTGCAAGCCCCAGCGGTGGGTAG